In the Oncorhynchus keta strain PuntledgeMale-10-30-2019 chromosome 14, Oket_V2, whole genome shotgun sequence genome, one interval contains:
- the lrrc8ab gene encoding volume-regulated anion channel subunit LRRC8A yields MIPITELRYFVDCQPAYRILKPWWDVFTDYISIVMLMIAVFGGTLQVTQDKMICLPCKWVVNQTCRRYFNATLSAPLMLEPKGIQYNLDRHQYNYVDAVCYENRLHWFAKYFPYLVLLHTLIFLACSNFWFKFPRTSSKLEHFVSILLKCFDSPWTTRALSETVVEESDPKPMKMNGSMDKKVSCVSEDVEASVPMLQRTKSRLEQGIVDRTETGVLDKKEGEQAKALFEKVKKFRIHVEEGDIVYRLYIRQTIIKVIKFILIICYTGYYVHNIQFSVDCSVDLEDLTGYSMYRCAHPLATLFKILACVYISLVGVYGFICMYTLCWMLRRSLKKYSFESIREESSYSDIPDVKNDFAFMLHMIDQYDPLYSKRFAVFLSEVSENKLRQLNLNNEWTLDKLRQRITKNSQEKLELHLFMLSGIPDTVFDLIELEVLKLELIPDITIPPIIAQLVNLKEMWLYHTPAKIEAPALAFLRENLKSLHIKFTDIKEIPLWIYSLKNLSELHLTGNLSAENNRYIVIDGLRELKRLKVLRLKSNLTKLPQVVTDVGVHLQKLSVNNEGTKLMVLNSLKKMVNLTELELIRCDLERIPHSIFSLHNLQEIDLKDNNLKTIEEIISFQHLHRLVCLKLWYNQIAYIPIQIGTLNNMERLYLNRNKIDNIPSQLFYCRKLRFLDLSHNNLTYIPADVGYLQNLQYLAVTANRIETLPNELFQCKKLRTLNLGNNCLTSLPSRFGELTGLIQLELRGNRLECLPVELGECKQLKRTGLVVEEDLFNTLPTEVKEQLWKVDKETA; encoded by the exons GTCACTCAGGACAAGATGATCTGCCTGCCCTGCAAGTGGGTGGTCAACCAGACCTGCAGGAGGTATTTCAATGCCACCCTGTCGGCCCCGCTGATGTTGGAGCCCAAAGGGATCCAATACAACCTGGACCGCCACCAGTACAACTACGTAGACGCCGTCTGCTACGAGAACCGCCTGCACTGGTTCGCCAAGTACTTCCCCTACCTGGTGCTACTGCACACGCTTATCTTCCTGGCTTGCAGTAACTTCTGGTTCAAGTTCCCCCGGACTAGCTCCAAACTGGAGCACTTTGTGTCAATTCTCCTGAAGTGTTTTGACTCTCCCTGGACCACCAGGGCTCTGTCTGAGACGGTGGTGGAGGAGAGCGACCCCAAGCCGATGAAGATGAATGGCTCAATGGATAAGAAAGTGTCGTGTGTCAGCGAGGATGTGGAGGCTAGCGTCCCCATGCTCCAAAGGACAAAGTCTCGCCTGGAGCAGGGTATTGTGGATCGCACAGAGACTGGCGTCCTGGATAAGAAAGAAGGTGAACAGGCAAAGGCCTTGTTCGAAAAAGTGAAGAAGTTCCGCATACACGTGGAAGAAGGAGACATTGTGTACAGGCTCTACATCCGACAGACTATTATCAAAGTCATTAAGTTCATTTTGATTATCTGCTATACAGGGTATTATGTGCACAATATTCAGTTCAGCGTGGACTGTAGTGTGGATCTAGAGGACCTCACGGGGTATAGCATGTATCGTTGTGCTCATCCTCTGGCCACGCTGTTTAAGATCCTAGCCTGTGTCTACATCAGCTTAGTGGGGGTTTATGGATTCATTTGCATGTATACCCTCTGTTGGATGCTGCGGCGCTCGCTGAAGAAATACTCCTTTGAGTCGATACGAGAGGAGAGCAGTTACAGCGACATACCGGACGTAAAGAACGACTTTGCTTTCATGCTGCACATGATCGACCAGTACGATCCGCTGTACTCGAAACGCTTTGCCGTCTTCCTGTCTGAAGTGAGCGAGAACAAGCTGCGGCAGCTCAACCTGAACAATGAGTGGACTCTGGACAAACTGAGGCAGAGGATCACCAAGAACTCCCAGGAGAAGCTAGAGCTGCACCTGTTCATGCTGAGCGGCATCCCAGACACCGTGTTTGATCTGATAGAGCTGGAG GTGCTGAAGCTGGAGCTCATCCCAGACATCACCATCCCTCCCATCATCGCCCAGCTGGTCAACCTGAAGGAGATGTGGCTATACCACACCCCGGCTAAGATCGAGGCTCCGGCCCTGGCCTTCCTCAGGGAGAACCTCAAGTCCCTCCACATCAAATTCACAGACATCAAGGAGATCCCTCTGTGGATCTATAGTTTGAAGAACCTGAGCGAGCTGCACTTGACGGGGAACCTGAGCGCAGAGAACAATCGATATATTGTTATTGATGGGCTACGGGAGCTGAAGAGGCTCAAG GTCCTGCGGCTAAAGAGCAACTTGACCAAGCTACCTCAGGTGGTGACGGATGTGGGGGTGCACCTCCAAAAGCTCTCAGTTAACAACGAGGGCACCAAGCTGATGGTTCTCAACAGCCTGAAGAAGATGGTGAACCTGACAGAACTGGAGCTGATACGTTGTGATCTGGAACGCATCCCGCACTCCATCTTCAGCCTGCACAACCTGCAGGAGATTGACCTCAAG GACAACAATCTGAAGACTATCGAGGAGATCATCAGCTTCCAGCACCTGCACCGTCTGGTCTGCCTTAAACTCTGGTACAACCAGATTGCCTACATTCCCATCCAGATCGGCACCCTCAACAACATGGAGCGGCTCTATCTGAACAGGAACAAGATTGATAACATCCCCAGTCAGCTTTTCTATTGTCGTAAGCTACGCTTCCTGGACCTGAGCCATAACAACCTCACCTACATCCCAGCAGACGTGGGGTACCTGCAGAACCTCCAGTACCTGGCAGTCACAGCCAACAGA ATTGAGACCCTGCCCAATGAGCTGTTCCAGTGTAAGAAGCTCCGTACTCTGAACCTGGGGAATAACTGCCTGACGTCTCTGCCATCACGCTTCGGGGAGCTGACGGGGCTGATCCAGCTGGAGCTGAGGGGGAACAGGCTGGAATGTCTGCCCGTAGAGCTGGGGGAGTGCAAGCAGCTGAAGAGGACGGgcttggtggtggaggaggaccTCTTCAACACCCTGCCCACCGAGGTGAAGGAGCAGCTGTGGAAGGTGGACAAGGAGACGGCCTGA